One Urocitellus parryii isolate mUroPar1 chromosome 9, mUroPar1.hap1, whole genome shotgun sequence DNA segment encodes these proteins:
- the Rhbdl1 gene encoding rhomboid-related protein 1 gives MDRSSLLQLIQEQQLDPENTGFIGADTFAGLVHSHELPLDPAKLDMLVALAQSNERGQVCYQELVDLISSKRSSSFKRAIANGQRSLPREGLLDEPGLGVYKRFVRYVAYEILPCEVDRRWYFYRHRSCPPPVFMASVTLTQIIVFLCYGARLNKWVLQTYHPEYMKSPLVYHPGHRARAWRFLTYMFMHAGLEQLGFNALLQLMIGVPLEMVHGLLRISLLYLAGVLAGSLTVSITDMRAPVVGGSGGVYALCSAHLANVVMNWAGMRCPYKLLRMVLALVCMSSEVGRAVWLRFSPPLPSSGPQPSFMAHLAGAVVGVSMGLTILRSYEERLQDQCGWWVVLLAYGTFLLFAIFWNIFAYDLLGAHIPPPP, from the exons CAGCTGGACCCTGAGAACACAGGCTTCATCGGTGCGGACACCTTCGCTGGGCTGGTGCACAGCCATGAGCTACCCCTGGACCCGGCCAAGTTGGACATGCTGGTGGCCCTGGCCCAGAGCAACGAGCGGGGTCAGGTCTGCTACCAGGAACTGGTGGACCTG ATCAGCAGCAAGCGCTCCAGCAGCTTCAAGAGGGCCATCGCTAATGGACAGCGGTCACTGCCCCGAGAAGGGCTGCTGGATGAGCCTGGCCTAGGTGTCTACAAGCGGTTTGTGCGCTACGTAGCCTATGAGATACTGCCCTGTGAAGTAGACCGCCGCTGGTACTTCTACCGGCACCGCAGCTGCCCGCCCCCTGTGTTTATGGCCTCAGTCACCCTCACCCAG ATCATCGTGTTCCTGTGCTATGGGGCACGCCTCAACAAGTGGGTGCTGCAGACCTACCACCCCGAGTACATGAAGAGCCCCCTGGTGTACCACCCTGGGCACCGCGCTCGCGCCTGGCGCTTCCTCACTTACATGTTCATGCACGCTGG GTTGGAGCAGCTGGGGTTCAATGCCCTCCTGCAGCTGATGATCGGAGTACCCCTGGAGATGGTGCATGGTCTCCTCCGCATCAGCCTGCTCTACCTGGCGGGTGTGCTGGCAG GTTCCCTGACTGTCTCCATCACGGACATGCGGGCCCCTGTGGTGGGGGGCTCTGGAGGGGTCTATGCCCTGTGCTCAGCACACCTGGCCAACGTTGTCATG AACTGGGCTGGGATGAGGTGTCCCTACAAGCTGCTGAGGATGGTGCTGGCCCTGGTGTGCA TGAGCTCTGAGGTGGGCCGGGCCGTGTGGCTGCGCTTCTCCCCACCACTGCCCTCCTCGGGCCCACAGCCCAGCTTCATGGCACACCTGGCTGGCGCAGTGGTGGGGGTGAGCATGGGCCTCACCATCCTGCGCAGTTACGAGGAGCGCCTGCAGGACCAGTGCGGCTGGTGGGTGGTGCTGCTTGCCTATGGCACTTTCCTGCTCTTCGCCATCTTCTGGAACATCTTTGC